The window ATGGTGTTGATGAAAAGACGCAACAATTAGATTATGAAGCAATTAGACAACAAGCATTAGAACTTAAACCAAAATTAATTGTTGCGGGAGCCAGTGCATATTCAAGAACGATTGATTTTACTAAGTTTCGTGAAATTGCTGATGAAGTTGGAGCATTGTTAATGGTTGATATGGCTCATATTGCTGGTTTAATTGCTGCTGGATTACATCCAAATCCTGTAGTAGTAGCAGATATTGTAACAACAACAACACATAAAACATTACGCGGTCCAAGAAGCGGGGCAATTTTATGTAAAAAAGAATTAGCAAAAGCGATTGATCGGGCAGTATTTCCAGGTCAACAAGGAGGTCCTTTAGAACATATTATTGCTGCTAAAGCACAAGCATTTTATGAAGCGGCAACACCAGAATTTAAAGCATATCAACAACAAATTATGGCTAATTGTAAAGTTTTAGAAAATATTTTTAGAAAACATGATGTTAAATTAATTAGTGGTGGTACTGATAATCATTTAATGATTATTGATGTTAAAACATCATTTAATCGTATGGGGCAGGAATGTGAAAATATTTTGCATCAAATTGATGTTATTTGTAATAAAAATATGATTCCATTTGATAAAGAAAAACCAATGACTACGAGTGGCATTCGGATTGGAACAGCAGCGATGACCACTAGAGGTTGAAAAGAAAAGGAATTTGAACAATTAGCAAATATAATTATTAGTGTTCTTAAAGAAAATGGTGATACTGAAGAGAATATTGCTAAGCATAAACACCAAATTGGTATTTTATTAAAAGATTTTCCAATATATGAAAATTACCAATTATAAGTTTAATTTATAATATTTAGTAATTTAAGAGGTGGTATGTATTTTTAGGGAATTTTTACTATTGTATTCAACAACTCTGTTAAGTAGTGTTTCTAATGTTGCTAGCATTACGTGGTTAAACCAATCTTTGCAAGCAATTAATACTGATTTTAGTTGACGAGTTACTAATCGGAGTAAAAGTAATAATGGCTATTTACAAATTGAAGAAGGGCGCGTAAAGTTTTGTTAGGTGGAAAAATATTTGATTAATTTTGAAAGAAAAGTAACTACAATTTAATTATCGTTTTATTTGAAAAATAAGTAATAAAACAAAATATTTAATATTAATAAACATAATCTTAATAAAAGGTTATAAAAACTAAGTAAAATGCTTATAAAAACAACATTAAAATAATTTTTTACAACAAAAATCATACATAAGAAATATATACTTAATTTGAATATTGAAATAATTTATAGTAAATGATTATTTTTTCTTTTTTAAAAAATACCTAAGAAAACTAAACGCGACCTTTCTAATTTACTTTGTCAGTTTTAATAACTTTGATAGAATATATTTATTGTAGGGGTATAGTTCAATTGGTAGAACAGCGGTCTTCAAAACCGCGTGTTGTGGGTTCAAGCCCTGCTACCCCTGCCAATAAAATTAGTTATTAAGGATGATAGCAATATAAAAATAACCATTATTGGTATCATCCTACAAAGGATTATTTTTATATTTTTAATGAAGAATATTGCATTTTTTGGAAATTTTACCAAAATTTACCTGATGAAATGTTTTTGCGATATAATTCAAAATTATCAGGAAGATAATATAAATGAAATAAGGAGGCCATTTTGGAAGATTTTGATTTTATTAAGAAATTAAATCATATAAAATTTAATGAAGACAATGTTATTAATGCCAGCATTGCCACATTTATTTTAAATAACTTAGAACAAATTGATGAATGAACATCAACAAGTGTTGCTAATGCTTGTTTTACTTCTTCTAGTTCAATAATTCGCTTTTGTCAAAAATTAAATCTAAGTGGTTGAACTGAATTAAAGTATCAATTAAAAGTTGTTAATCAAAGAATTAGAAATTCAGGACGACAAGTTAATACTAATTTGCAATTGAAAAATAATGTTACCTATTTTTTTAATGAATATATGAAAGTAAGAGAGGAGGATAATAATCGATTATATTTAGATTTTATTAATAAAGATACTGATTTAATTGCTAAAAAAATTATTGATGCCAAAATAATCTTTATTTTTGGTTTTGGAATTTCATATTATTCCGCTATTTCTTTTACACAAAGATTAAGATGAGTAAATAAAAATGTTATTTGTGAGTATGATATTAATGTTATTTATTCATACTTGCCATTAGTTACTGATGATGATGTTGTTATTTGCATATCATTAAGTGGTACAAATAGTTTAATTGGTGAAATAATTGAAGAAGTAAAAGATAAAGCTTATTCAATTGGTATTTTTGCTAAAGAAACAAAATTAGTTAAAAGTTTTAAATCCTATTTTTTAATTAAATCTGAAGAAGAACAATTATGAAGTGTTTTTTCAATTAGATTGCAATTATTAATGCAATTATTAGATTTCTTGTATGCAAAAATAATTAATTTTAAGTTATAAATTAAAATAAAGGTGGGGATGAATTTAAATGAAATTTAAACATATTTTTAGTCTTAAATTTTATAGATAAGTATTGATAAAATAAAAAAAGTCATCAACCTGACTTTTAAAAATTAATTTTATTAAATTTTAGAATTAATGGTTATAAATTAAAATACAACAAGCTTGATTATTGATAAGGATTTAAACCATAATGTTGATATTTTCATTTTCATAAGTTGAGATAATCTTGAATGTTAGTAAACCCAATGCCATGATAATGAGTGAGAAATTCTTTTATACTGGATTGAACTTTGCTAACATTTTTTAAATTATAATAACTAGCTTTTTTAGAAGCATTATGTTTAACTTGTTTTAACTTACATTTAGTTTGTATTGCAACTAAATCATACAAGGGGTGCATATCTGTTTTTAAAAGCGAATTTTCTTTAATAAGTTTGTTAGTTAAATTATCTTCAACCCATTTTCGTTTTAGTCTTTTAGTATTGGTAACTTGTGCATAAATATTAAGGTTTTCATCAATAGCTACTTGAATACAACATTTTGTATTTTTAGCATTAGGTTCAATATAGAGTTTTCTTGGGTCATCTTTGGATTTAAAATTTCCTTTATGAATTTCTTTAATAAAAGTTTCATCAATTTCAATGATGCCACTAAGTTTCTTAAAAGATTTTTGAGTTTTTGCTAATTGTTTTGATTTCATTAATTTTTGACGATTAAATCATGCTGAAAGTGTTGAAGTGTTGATAAAACTAGCAATTATTCTTGAAGATTGTCCTAACATAGCAATTTTAATTAATAAATCTCATTGTTCATAAGAAAGTTTACTACGATAAGTAAAATGATTTCTAAACGCATCAAAACTACTTTTGCAATTTTTACATAAATATCTTTGCTTATCATTTTTAAACCCATTTTTTTACATATTTAAAGGATTTACAATCAGGACAAATTATACCCTTCTTTTTAAATTTATTATCAATAATTGCTTTTAATTTTGTCGAAAACTCTTGATAAAATAAAAAAATCATCAACTTGATAATTTTAAAAGGCTTTTATGTAAAATTACTATTTTTACTTTAACTTTTTTATACATTAAAATATAATACCGCTGTTTGTTGGTTTGGAGTTAAACCCTTATGTTGGTATTTTCATTTTCAGAGATTTAAATAATTTTGAATATTAGTAAAACCTAAACCATGATAATGAATTAAGGCTTCTTTAAGACTAGATTGTAATTTACTGATTTTATTTAAGTTACGATAACTAGCTTCAGGATTAATTGTTGTTTTAGTTACACATAAAGTAGAATTTGTTTGTTTTGCTACTAAAAAATATAATTTTTGCATATCAGAAGTAATAATTGAATTTTCGTTAATTAATTCTTTGTTCATATTTTCAATAACTCATTGTTTTTGTAAACGTTTGGTGTTTGTGGATTTAACATAAATATTGTTATTATTATCAATTGCCATTTGAATACAGCATTTAGTATTAGTTGCGAATGGGTCAAGGTGAATTCTTCGTGGATCAGTTTTATATTTGAAATTTCCTTTATGGATTTCTTTAATGAATGTTTCATCGATTTGGATTTTACCAGATAATTTTTTAAATTTTAATTGGGTATTTTCTAATTGTTTTGATTTCATTAATTTTTGACGATTATATCAAGCAGTTTTTAATGTAGTTTTAATAAAACGAGAAATTGTTTTACTAGATTGCCCCAGCAATGAAATTTGAATCAATAAATTTCATTGCTCATAATTTAAATGACTTCAATAAATAAAATGATTACGAAAAGCGTCAAAACTTGCACGGCAATTTTTACATAAATATTTTTGTTTTCCTTCTGAATTATGTCCATTTTTAACGCAATGGTAAGATTCACATTTAGGGCATTTAATACCGTGCGCTCTAAATTTTTGATCAATTTCATTTAAACGTTTTTGTTTTTTTATTAATTCTGCTTGTTGTTTGACTTTTTCATAAAATTCTAAAAATTGATCATCTGTTAAAGTATTTACTAGTTCTTGAATTATTTTTTCCATAATTATTATCCACCTCTATCATATTAAAAATATACCTAAAATTAAGTATATTCAATAAATATCAAGAGTTTTCGACAAAATTAAAAATAATTGCTTGTTTTTCCTTTTTTTCAATTTTCTTTGCTCTATTTTTTAATTGCTGATATTTTTTCATAAAAGTTTTATCATCAATATTATTTATTTCTTTTAAAATATCTTTTTCTTGCATATAAAATCACCTTTAAATTAAAAATAACCCATTTGCAGAAAAAAAATAAAGAGGTTATCAATACTTATCTTTAAAATTAGAATTTTTAGTAATTTTAAAAAACTTAAACTGATATCAAGTAATTTTCAACCAAAAAATACTTTAAAACATTTTCGTAATAAAACAAGTTCAGGATTACAAAAACTTGCTAAATCATTAATGTTTCCGATTGCTATTTTACCTATCGCAGCGATATTGAGTCGTGTGGGTGGATTAATGATGACTAAAGATTTTGGAATTACTGAGAATAGTGTTATTTGATATATTGGTTCAGTATTGCAGGTTATTGGTGGCAGTGCTTTTGATAATCTTTCTGTTCTTTTTGCTATTGGCGTGGCTTTTGGTTTTACTAAAGATAATCGTGGTGAAGCAGCTCTTATTGGTTTTTTGCTTATACAATATTAATTGGTCTAATGACGATATTACCAAAAATTGTTTATTCAACAATTTTATTAGATGTTAACTTAGAAAATAAATCAAAACTTTTATATCAACTTAAAGGAAATGAAGTTATTTATTCTATTGATATGGGGATTTTGAGTGGCATTATTGCTGGTATATTAGCAGCTACTTGTTATAATCGTTTTCAATCCATTAAGTTGCCAACTGCTTTGTCATTTTTTTCGGGAAGAAGATTTGTGCCATTAGTTGTTATTTTAGTTTCTTTACCAGTTGCTATTTTAGTGGCAATAATTTGACCTTGACTTCAGTTAGGACTTTTAAGTTTTGGACAAACTATTATTCCTAAAAAAGTTGACAATTCAACGCGTCATATTCAATGAGGGGTTGCTAGCGTTTATACAATGTTTAATAGAACATTAAATGCTAGTGGTTTAATGCGTGTTTTTAATATTTATTTTTTTTTTTTTTGACAACACCCTTTTGTTACTTCAGAGAATGGAACAGTTATTAATGGTGATATTCCTGCATTTCTTAGTAATGATTTAGTTGTTGATGCCGGATTATTTCAAAGTGGGTTTTTCCCCATTATGATGTTTGGATTACCTGCCCCGCTGCCTTGGCGATCATTAAATGTGCTCATCCTGACCAAAGAAAAAAAGTTATGGCATTATTACTTGGAGCTGCGTCCGTTTCATTTTTAACTGGGGTTACTGAACCATTAGAATTTAGTTTTATTTATGCAGCTCCAGTATTATTTTTTGTTCATATTGTCTTATCAGGAATTATTTCTGCAATTACTGTTGGTTTAGGAATTCGGATTGGCTTTGGGTTTTCTGCTGGTTTTATTGATTATGTTTTAAGTTTTTATCAATCAATGAAAATTGCTAAAATAACTTGGGAGTCAGGTTTTGCCCAAGTGCTGGCAAATCCGGCTTGAATATTACCAATTGGTATTCTAAGCGGGGGAGTTTATTACTTTTCTTTTAGTTATTTGATTAAGAAGTTTAATTATCAGACATTAGGTCGTGAGCAAACTATTAGTGAAACAAATAATTTTGATAACAGTTTACCACTGGTTTCTTATCAACTATTAGCGACAAAAATTTTGGATATTTTAGGTAAAGATAATATTATTAGTGTTGGTAATTGTGTCACAAGGGTGAGAATTGTTATTGAAAATGTTGATGATTGAAAGATTAAACAATTAGATAAAATCAAATTTAAAATAAGAGGGATTGCTAATAATAAACTTAATTCGAAAATGGTTTCAGACAAAGATTTGCAACTCATTGTTAGCAATGATGCCCAATTTATTGTTGATGAATTAGAAAAATTGCTTCAAGCATCAAAAGAGTTGTTGGCAACTAATTTTTAAAAATAGAAAATAGTTTTTATTTTAAAAGCATTAAAAGAAGGTAACTTGCGATTATTTGTTAGTGCTGTAAATAAAAAAGGTAGCGTTGCTACCTTTTTCTTTGTTAATTTTATTTATTAGACTTCTTGCAAAATTAATTTAAAATATAATTGAATTGTTGTTTTTAATAAAAAGGTGGAATTTAAATGAAATTTAAAAAAAATAATCAAATAAGTGATAAAAATTTTTTAAGATTAACTGGTATTAAACATACTACTTTTAATAAAATGCTAGAAATTTTAAAAATAGAAGAATTAAAAAAGAGATTTCGTCGCGGAAGAACCAATAAATTATCATTAGAAAATCGTATTTTAATGACTTTAGAATATTGAAGAGAATATAGAACTTATTTTCATATTGCAAAAAGTTATGATATTAGTGAAAGTAGTTGTTATAGAAATATCAAATGAATTGAAGACACTTTAATAAAACACCCTAATTTTCAACAACTTACTGGTCAAAAATCACTATTAAAAGATTATTTCAAAGATAAGACTGTTATAATTGATGTAACTGAAAGCCAAATCCAACGCCCAAAAAAAGACAAAAACAGCACTACTCAGGAAAAAAGAAAAAACACACAATAAAAACACAAGTTATAATTGAAAAAGATAGTAAAAAAATTATTAGTTCTGATTTTTCTTATGGTAAAAACCATGACTTTAAAATTTTAAAAGATTCAAAAATTAAATTTTTACCAGAAACAACTGTTTTAGTGGATTTAGGTTATCAAGGCATACAAAAAATTAATCATAATGTTTTAATTCCTAAAAGAAAATCAAAGAAAAACCCTTTAAATAAAGAAGAAAAGCAAAATAATGAGCGAATTTCAAAAATGAGAATTGTTATTGAAAATGTTTTTGCTATACTTAAAAAATTTAAAATTATTAGTGAAAAATATCGAAATCGTAGAAAAAGATTTGCTTTAAGATTTAATTTAATAGCTTCAATTTATAATTTACAACTATTAGTTTAAATATATTTGATAATTTAAAATTTCAGTCTTTTTTTATTGTAAATAATAATTTTTATTATGTTTTAATGACAAAATATTTGTAAAAATAATCTAAAAATTATTTTAATAACACTTTTATATTTATTTTAAATTTAAAAATTATAATTATCATATTAATTTTGCAAGAAGTCTATTGTTTAACAACAATAATTCCTACGGAGTTAACACCAGCATGACTGACAAAGCAGTTAGGGAGAAATGCTTTTTTGATTTTAAGTTCAGGGTGGGTGGTTATAATCTTGTTAATAATTGTGATGATTTTTTTATCACATTGTGATGTGAGAATTTCTAAGATATAATTTTCATTTTTAATAAATTCTTTAATTTTTGTGATTACGCTTTCAATAGCGTTGTTTAAGGTTCTAGCAATTCCACTTTTTTCTGATATTTCGCCAAATTTAATAATGACTTTAACGCGGATTAAACTTATTAGGGAAGCAACAACAGATTTGGCACGACCACCTTTAGAAAGTCGCGAGATATCTTCAGGGATAATGTAAATTAAACTATTTTTTTTTACTAGGGTTACCATTTTATTAATATCATTAATGTTGCCACCATTAGCTACAATTTCAGTAGCTTTAATTGCTAATGTACTATTAAATGTAGCAGCGCCGTTAGTATCAATAATATGAACGCGGTTTTTAAATTCATTTTCTTGTGATAACATATAGGCATTTTGGTATTGACCAGATAATCCTTTAGCAATCGGAATAAAGATAATTTCATCATTTCCTTCAGCTAATAGTTTTCGCCATAAGCTCATTAGTTGTCCTGGTGATGATTGACTAGTTTTAGTATATTCACCATTTTTAACACGAGCATAAAAATTAGATTTTTTAATATCACTAGTGGTATCTTCAATTTCAGTTCCATCTTCAAAACTTATTAATAAAGGAATGATATTAATATTTTTTTCTTTTAGCATTGTAAGGTCAAGGTTGCTAGATGAATCAACAATAATAGCAATTTTTTTATTTGTGTTGGACATTTTTTCTCCTTTACTTTATTCAATATACAAGTACAAATGTATTATATCCAGTGTGAGCAGCAATAACATTAGATATTAAACTCATATGCTTAATTGTAAATTTTTCTTTAGTAATGATTTTAATTACTTCTTCTTTTAATTCCATATCACATAATGAATGCATAATTGTTAATTCGCCAGCACTGTCATAGCGCTTTTTGATTTCTTTTAAAACTTCTTTAATTGCTTTTTTAAATGTTCTGGTTTTATCAAATTTATCAATAAAACCATTAAATTCTAGTATTGGTTTAATTTTCAATAAATTAGCTAGGGTAGCAGCAGCACTGCTAATTCTGCCACCACGAACCAATGTATCTAATTGATATGGAAGAATGAAGGCACAATATTTTGTTTTCTGTTCATCAATAAAACCTTGTAATTCATTAATAGGTCGTTCTTGTAAAAATAGTTTTGTGCGGTTAATCATTTCCTTATTAATATCGCCAACTGCTTCGCTATCAATTATATAGACTTTGTTTTTATAAGCATTATCTTTAGCTAGTAATATTGCACTTTGATATTGTCCTGATAGATGGGAAGAAATCGGAAAGAAAAGAATTTGCTCATATTCTTGTAGTAGTTCATCTCATTTTTCTTTTAAAATTCCTGGTGGCGTTTGACTAGTTTTAATTGGTTCAGTTTCCAAAATTTTATAAAATTTATCAATAGTAATTTCTTTATTATTGTCAGCAATAGTTTTATTGTTAACATTTATCATTAAAGGGACAAATGCCAGATTATGTTCTTTTGCTTGGTCTTCATCATAACCAGTTGCTGAGTCTACTAAGATAATGTATTGCTTCATTAATTTTACACCTCACAAAAATCTCTATTTTGTTTATTAATCAATTATAAACTTTGATATAATATTATTCAAGAAAAGAAATAGTAAAGGATAATTTGATGATAAGAATAGCAAAATTTGTAATCAAAAAAAGAAATTTTCTTAAAAACTATATTACAATATTTATTAAGTAGTAAAATTGATATATTAAAACTAATAATTATATAAGAGATTTGAGGCTATTTAAATGACAAAATTTAAATTTGATGTTCGTATTAAAGAAGGCTATTATAGTGCGATTTATTTTTTAAAAACCCAAAAAATTCTTAAAAAGTATTTTCCTAATAATATTGTTACGATGCAATTTTTTCAAAGACAAGATAATGTTATGCTTTGTGGTATTGATGAAGTTGTGGCCTTATTGAAAGAATTTGTAACACCATTAGAAAAAATATCTGTTTATGCTTTAAATGATGGTGATATTATTAAAGCTAATATTCCGGTTTTAAAAATAACCGGTCCTTATCATTTATTTGGTTATTTAGAAGGAATTATTGATGGCATTTTAGCAAGAAGAAGTAGTGTTGCTACTAATTGTAATGAGATTTTAAAAGTTAGTAATGATAAACCAATCATCTTTATGTTTGATCGTAATGATGACTATCTTAATCAACAAGGTGATGGTTATGCTGCATATATTGCTGGTATTAAATCACAAGTTACGAGAGCACAAACTGAATGATGAAATAATCAAGAAATATTGGTTGGGACAATGCCACACGCTTTAATTCATGGTTTTAATGGTGATATTATTAAATCTTTAGAAGCTTATAGTGAATTATTTCCTAATGATAAGTTAGTAGCATTAGTTGATTTTGATAATGATGTTATTAATACTAGTTTAAAAGTATGTCGTCATTTTCAAAATCGTCTTAGTGCTGTTCGCGTTGATACTAGCATTAGTTTAGTTGATAAATATTTTACTGTTAAAGAAAATCAAGAGAAATATTATAATGAAAATATTATGGGTATAAATCCAATTTTAATTAAGGCTTTAAGAAAAGCAATGGATGATGAAGGTTTTAATAATGTAAAAATTATTGTTAGTTCTGGATTTGATAAAGCGAAGATTAGTTGATTTGTTAGTGATAATACCCCCGTAGATTTTTATGGTGTGGGAGCGACTATTGGTAAGTTTGGTATTCATTTTACTGGTGATTTAGTGCAATTAAATAATAAAAATTTTGCTAAAGTTGGTCGTGAAAATATTGAAAATGATAAGTTAGTACAAAAAATCTAATTTTGATTATGTTATAATTTAAAAGAACGCATGCTTCTTTTAAAAGGAGGGTCATAATGAATACTAATGATTTTAAAATTAAATATGGATTAAATGGTCCATTATCAAAACTTTATGAAGAAAATAGTCATCAGCAAAAAATTGCAGAGTCAAAAATTGCTGAAAATCGTCGTAAACAAAGAAATTGAATGCAACAAAAACAAGTATATGGTTATGAACCAACAGAGATTATTTCACCAATTACAGGTTCTAATGCTAGTAAAGAAAATATTGCTAATGATAAACCAAAAGATTTTTCATTAGTAAATAATACTTATAGTATTAGACCACAATCATTAGTTAGAACAACAAAGACTTATATATAGTTCAATTGAAGAATATGTTAATGAGCATGTTCAGCAAGAAATTATTAATCGTAAAATTCAAAAATATCAAGATTTTTCAATATATGTTGAAGGAAGAAATATGACGAGAAATGTTAATCCAATTCCAATTGATTTTATTAATCGAAAAAGTGATAATAGTGTTAATTTAGCAACTAATGATGCCCATTATGATGATACTAGTTATATTCGGGCGCAAAGTTATGTTAATCGTTTTAATGATATTCATCAACGCGCTAGTAAATTTTATGATCAACAGCAAGTTACTGAAAAAATCGGAGCATTGTTAATTTAATTGATGAAAAACAAAAATAAGAGAAAGAATGGTAAGAAATGGAATTTTTAGAAGAATTGCAAGCCCGAGGACTTTTAAAACAAGTTACTCTCTCTCTCTTAATAGTGAAAAAATAAAACAGGCTAAGAATAGTAATGCTAGTGTTTATTGTGGTATTGATCCAACAGCAACATCATTGCATGTGGGACATTTATTGCAAATTGTTTTATTATATCGCTTTTCATTAGCGGGTTTTAAACCGCTTGCTGTTATTGGTGGGTGGTGCGACGGCAATGATTGGTGATCCGAGTTTTAAAGTTGAAGAAAGAAAATTATTAGATGCTAAAACAGTAAAATTAAATAGTGATGCGCTTGCTTTACAATTAGATAAATTATTAGATCATAATATTAAAGTTTTAAATAATGATGATTGAATATCAAAATTAAATTTAATTGATTATTTAAGAGATTTGGGGAAAGAGTTTACGATTAATTATATGCTTGATAAGGAATCAATTAAAACAAGACTTGCAACAGGAATTTCTTATACTGAATTTTCTTATATGCTTTTACAAGCATATGATTTTTGGTATTTATATAAGAATTATCAATGTTTAGTTCAAATTGGTGGTAGTGACCAATGAGGGAATATTACTGCTGGAATTGAATTGATTCGTAAAAAAGAACAAGATAATCATTTAGCAAGTGGTGGGTTAACGATTGAATTATTAACGCAAAGAATGGTGTTAAGTTTGGTAAAACGGAGCAAGGAACAATTTGGTTAGACGCTAATTTAACATCCCCATATATTTTGGACAGGCCCTAATTTTTTTTATATCGCTAAAGTTTTAAAAATTGAGTTTGTTGACCACATCATTATTAGCAAAAATAATTTTTATAGTATTCTATTACAAACTAAATTTGCC is drawn from Spiroplasma endosymbiont of Clivina fossor and contains these coding sequences:
- a CDS encoding transposase family protein → MKFKKNNQISDKNFLRLTGIKHTTFNKMLEILKIEELKKRFRRGRTNKLSLENRILMTLEYWREYRTYFHIAKSYDISESSCYRNIKWIEDTLIKHPNFQQLTGQKSLLKDYFKDKTVIIDVTESQIQRPKKDKNSTTQEKRKNTQ
- a CDS encoding PTS transporter subunit EIIC; translation: MFPIAILPIAAILSRVGGLMMTKDFGITENSVIWYIGSVLQVIGGSAFDNLSVLFAIGVAFGFTKDNRGEAALIGFLLIQY
- a CDS encoding DegV family protein, yielding MSNTNKKIAIIVDSSSNLDLTMLKEKNINIIPLLISFEDGTEIEDTTSDIKKSNFYARVKNGEYTKTSQSSPGQLMSLWRKLLAEGNDEIIFIPIAKGLSGQYQNAYMLSQENEFKNRVHIIDTNGAATFNSTLAIKATEIVANGGNINDINKMVTLVKKNSLIYIIPEDISRLSKGGRAKSVVASLISLIRVKVIIKFGEISEKSGIARTLNNAIESVITKIKEFIKNENYILEILTSQCDKKIITIINKIITTHPELKIKKAFLPNCFVSHAGVNSVGIIVVKQ
- a CDS encoding IS1595 family transposase gives rise to the protein MLGQSSRIIASFINTSTLSAWFNRQKLMKSKQLAKTQKSFKKLSGIIEIDETFIKEIHKGNFKSKDDPRKLYIEPNAKNTKCCIQVAIDENLNIYAQVTNTKRLKRKWVEDNLTNKLIKENSLLKTDMHPLYDLVAIQTKCKLKQVKHNASKKASYYNLKNVSKVQSSIKEFLTHYHGIGFTNIQDYLNLWKWKYQHYGLNPYQ
- a CDS encoding transposase family protein; this encodes MKTQVIIEKDSKKIISSDFSYGKNHDFKILKDSKIKFLPETTVLVDLGYQGIQKINHNVLIPKRKSKKNPLNKEEKQNNERISKMRIVIENVFAILKKFKIISEKYRNRRKRFALRFNLIASIYNLQLLV
- a CDS encoding MurR/RpiR family transcriptional regulator; this translates as MEDFDFIKKLNHIKFNEDNVINASIATFILNNLEQIDEWTSTSVANACFTSSSSIIRFCQKLNLSGWTELKYQLKVVNQRIRNSGRQVNTNLQLKNNVTYFFNEYMKVREEDNNRLYLDFINKDTDLIAKKIIDAKIIFIFGFGISYYSAISFTQRLRWVNKNVICEYDINVIYSYLPLVTDDDVVICISLSGTNSLIGEIIEEVKDKAYSIGIFAKETKLVKSFKSYFLIKSEEEQLWSVFSIRLQLLMQLLDFLYAKIINFKL
- a CDS encoding PTS transporter subunit EIIC; this encodes MTILPKIVYSTILLDVNLENKSKLLYQLKGNEVIYSIDMGILSGIIAGILAATCYNRFQSIKLPTALSFFSGRRFVPLVVILVSLPVAILVAIIWPWLQLGLLSFGQTIIPKKVDNSTRHIQWGVASVYTMFNRTLNASGLMRVFNIYFFFFWQHPFVTSENGTVINGDIPAFLSNDLVVDAGLFQSGFFPIMMFGLPAPLPWRSLNVLILTKEKKLWHYYLELRPFHF
- a CDS encoding DegV family protein; its protein translation is MKQYIILVDSATGYDEDQAKEHNLAFVPLMINVNNKTIADNNKEITIDKFYKILETEPIKTSQTPPGILKEKWDELLQEYEQILFFPISSHLSGQYQSAILLAKDNAYKNKVYIIDSEAVGDINKEMINRTKLFLQERPINELQGFIDEQKTKYCAFILPYQLDTLVRGGRISSAAATLANLLKIKPILEFNGFIDKFDKTRTFKKAIKEVLKEIKKRYDSAGELTIMHSLCDMELKEEVIKIITKEKFTIKHMSLISNVIAAHTGYNTFVLVYWIK
- a CDS encoding transposase → MTDDQFLEFYEKVKQQAELIKKQKRLNEIDQKFRAHGIKCPKCESYHCVKNGHNSEGKQKYLCKNCRASFDAFRNHFIYWSHLNYEQWNLLIQISLLGQSSKTISRFIKTTLKTAWYNRQKLMKSKQLENTQLKFKKLSGKIQIDETFIKEIHKGNFKYKTDPRRIHLDPFATNTKCCIQMAIDNNNNIYVKSTNTKRLQKQWVIENMNKELINENSIITSDMQKLYFLVAKQTNSTLCVTKTTINPEASYRNLNKISKLQSSLKEALIHYHGLGFTNIQNYLNLWKWKYQHKGLTPNQQTAVLYFNV
- a CDS encoding nicotinate phosphoribosyltransferase, which encodes MTKFKFDVRIKEGYYSAIYFLKTQKILKKYFPNNIVTMQFFQRQDNVMLCGIDEVVALLKEFVTPLEKISVYALNDGDIIKANIPVLKITGPYHLFGYLEGIIDGILARRSSVATNCNEILKVSNDKPIIFMFDRNDDYLNQQGDGYAAYIAGIKSQVTRAQTEWWNNQEILVGTMPHALIHGFNGDIIKSLEAYSELFPNDKLVALVDFDNDVINTSLKVCRHFQNRLSAVRVDTSISLVDKYFTVKENQEKYYNENIMGINPILIKALRKAMDDEGFNNVKIIVSSGFDKAKISWFVSDNTPVDFYGVGATIGKFGIHFTGDLVQLNNKNFAKVGRENIENDKLVQKI
- the glyA gene encoding serine hydroxymethyltransferase codes for the protein MFKDDTQINDVSLEGKDIDSEIQNINRKTNDIDPELKAVVKEELIRQQRHVELIASENYVSLPVLRLAGSILTNKYAEGYPGRRYYGGCEFVDKSENLAIERLKTLFNAEHANVQPHSGSQANAAAYQAILKPNDIVLAMNLDAGGHLTHGHKLNFSGIVYQFHGYGVDEKTQQLDYEAIRQQALELKPKLIVAGASAYSRTIDFTKFREIADEVGALLMVDMAHIAGLIAAGLHPNPVVVADIVTTTTHKTLRGPRSGAILCKKELAKAIDRAVFPGQQGGPLEHIIAAKAQAFYEAATPEFKAYQQQIMANCKVLENIFRKHDVKLISGGTDNHLMIIDVKTSFNRMGQECENILHQIDVICNKNMIPFDKEKPMTTSGIRIGTAAMTTRGWKEKEFEQLANIIISVLKENGDTEENIAKHKHQIGILLKDFPIYENYQL
- a CDS encoding PTS transporter subunit EIIC; its protein translation is MALLLGAASVSFLTGVTEPLEFSFIYAAPVLFFVHIVLSGIISAITVGLGIRIGFGFSAGFIDYVLSFYQSMKIAKITWESGFAQVLANPAWILPIGILSGGVYYFSFSYLIKKFNYQTLGREQTISETNNFDNSLPLVSYQLLATKILDILGKDNIISVGNCVTRVRIVIENVDDWKIKQLDKIKFKIRGIANNKLNSKMVSDKDLQLIVSNDAQFIVDELEKLLQASKELLATNF